One window of Phalacrocorax carbo chromosome 1, bPhaCar2.1, whole genome shotgun sequence genomic DNA carries:
- the SAMSN1 gene encoding SAM domain-containing protein SAMSN-1 isoform X2, with protein MLKRKPSNVSDKEKSQKPKRTSSFGSFDRFRHHSISKTDDSAEISELETISDIGDAGQTKAANNGRSLGKKMRAISLTMKKKMGKKYIKALSEDMSEEGKDDSDPGGGIHTEKVSLKASDSMESLYSLNSGQSSSSGVTSCSDGTSNRDSLRFDDEVPYSGPFCGRAKVHTDFTPSPYDTDSLKIKKGDIIDIICKTPMGIWTGMLNNKVGNFKFIYVDIILEEEAAPRKIKPHRGSKRTKPKTLQELLDCVHLQEYASTLLLNGYETLEDLKDLQESHLIELNISNPEDRARFLSAIENLQDYDIEQQQKSEGSQETRSLSPHHGFDKSQLNDCPRDSGCYISSENSDNGKEEADPETLSDMVQSITITESN; from the exons CGCACAAGCAGCTTTGGAAGTTTTGACCGTTTCAGGCATCACTCGATATCAAAGACAGACGACTCAGCTGAG ATATCTGAGTTGGAGACTATAAGTGACATTGGAGATGCAGGCCAAACTAAAGCAGCAAATAATGGAAGAAGTTTGGGTAAGAAGATGAGAGCCATTTCCCTTACCATGAAGAAAAAGATGGGTAAAAAGTACATCAAGGCACTCTCTGAGGACATG agtgaagaaggaaaagatgacAGTGATCCTGGTGGTGGAATACACACTGAGAAAGTCTCCCTAAAAGCCAGTGACTCTATGGAAAGTCTCTATAGTCTGAACAGTGGCCAAAGCTCATCTA GTGGGGTGACCAGCTGCTCAGACGGAACAAGCAACAGGGACAGCCTCCGGTTTGATGACGAAGTCCCTTACAGCGGGCCCTTCTGTGGTCGAGCCAAAGTTCACACCGATTTCACACCAAGTCCTTATGACACCGACTCTCTGAAAATCAAG AAAGGAGACATTATAGATATCATCTGTAAAACCCCCATGGGTATATGGACAGGCATGCTGAACAACAAAGTAGGAAACTTCAAGTTCATTTACGTGGATATTATCTTGGAAGAGGAAGCTGCACCCAGAAAGATAAAGCCGCACAGAGGAAGCAAAAGGACCAAGCCTAAAACATTGCAAGAGCTCCTGGATTGTGTCCACCTGCAG GAATATGCCTCAACTCTGTTGCTAAATGGCTATGAAACTTTAGAGGACTTAAAGGATCTACAGGAGAGCCACCTGattgaattaaatatttcaaaccCAGAAGACAGGGCAAGATTTTTATCAGCAATTGAAAATCTGCAGGACTATGACA ttgaacagcagcagaaaagtgAGGGTAGTCAGGAGACACGGAGCTTAAGCCCTCACCATGGCTTTGACAAATCACAGTTAAATGACTGCCCAAGAGATTCTGGCTGTTACATCTCATCAGAAAATTCAGATAATGGTAAAGAAGAAGCAGACCCAGAAACTCTGTCTGACATGGTGCAGTCAATAACGATCACTGAGTCGAACTGA
- the SAMSN1 gene encoding SAM domain-containing protein SAMSN-1 isoform X3: MRAISLTMKKKMGKKYIKALSEDMSEEGKDDSDPGGGIHTEKVSLKASDSMESLYSLNSGQSSSSGVTSCSDGTSNRDSLRFDDEVPYSGPFCGRAKVHTDFTPSPYDTDSLKIKKGDIIDIICKTPMGIWTGMLNNKVGNFKFIYVDIILEEEAAPRKIKPHRGSKRTKPKTLQELLDCVHLQEYASTLLLNGYETLEDLKDLQESHLIELNISNPEDRARFLSAIENLQDYDIEQQQKSEGSQETRSLSPHHGFDKSQLNDCPRDSGCYISSENSDNGKEEADPETLSDMVQSITITESN; this comes from the exons ATGAGAGCCATTTCCCTTACCATGAAGAAAAAGATGGGTAAAAAGTACATCAAGGCACTCTCTGAGGACATG agtgaagaaggaaaagatgacAGTGATCCTGGTGGTGGAATACACACTGAGAAAGTCTCCCTAAAAGCCAGTGACTCTATGGAAAGTCTCTATAGTCTGAACAGTGGCCAAAGCTCATCTA GTGGGGTGACCAGCTGCTCAGACGGAACAAGCAACAGGGACAGCCTCCGGTTTGATGACGAAGTCCCTTACAGCGGGCCCTTCTGTGGTCGAGCCAAAGTTCACACCGATTTCACACCAAGTCCTTATGACACCGACTCTCTGAAAATCAAG AAAGGAGACATTATAGATATCATCTGTAAAACCCCCATGGGTATATGGACAGGCATGCTGAACAACAAAGTAGGAAACTTCAAGTTCATTTACGTGGATATTATCTTGGAAGAGGAAGCTGCACCCAGAAAGATAAAGCCGCACAGAGGAAGCAAAAGGACCAAGCCTAAAACATTGCAAGAGCTCCTGGATTGTGTCCACCTGCAG GAATATGCCTCAACTCTGTTGCTAAATGGCTATGAAACTTTAGAGGACTTAAAGGATCTACAGGAGAGCCACCTGattgaattaaatatttcaaaccCAGAAGACAGGGCAAGATTTTTATCAGCAATTGAAAATCTGCAGGACTATGACA ttgaacagcagcagaaaagtgAGGGTAGTCAGGAGACACGGAGCTTAAGCCCTCACCATGGCTTTGACAAATCACAGTTAAATGACTGCCCAAGAGATTCTGGCTGTTACATCTCATCAGAAAATTCAGATAATGGTAAAGAAGAAGCAGACCCAGAAACTCTGTCTGACATGGTGCAGTCAATAACGATCACTGAGTCGAACTGA